In Lactuca sativa cultivar Salinas chromosome 5, Lsat_Salinas_v11, whole genome shotgun sequence, the DNA window AATTTACTTTTATTCGAATATGATTCACAATAGTTTTTATTGTTAGATCGCTTCCAATCTTTTTGGCTGGCTTTATTCGGTACTTAGAAGCTTAACTTTTTAGATATATTGTACAATACAATTATGCTTTTATTGGCTTAAATACAATTATGCTTTTATTGGTTTGGTTGGTTTTGCAAAATAAAGGTCATAACTTACTAGTTACCATACTAACAGTCAATAATTAATATGATTGTTAGTAGTGAATATGAATATATCCAGTTGCAAGGCTCTATGCAATGTTGCTAACATGGTTTTGAGTGTGTAGCTAAGACTAATGTATctcattatgaaaaaaaaaatcaattcagAAACTattatgatatctagaataaatGGATTAAGCAACTACTAATTACTAATATGTTaatggtaaaaaaaaaacttgtcaTATTGTTTGTTAAACTGTTTTGCTAAACATTGGTGTGTTGTAGTCATAGTTTATAAAGGACATTATTGTGTTGTTTTGCCGGGGACATGAAAATCTATTGGACTGCCCTGTTTGTCATCATCTATTGTTCACACACATGTCTTAAATTAATAAGACACCAAGAAAGACATTTTCTAATTAATTGTAGAAAATAAACTTGTATGGAACTGGTGAGGAGTGAGGGATCTACTGAGACCGAGCCAGCTTCGCTAGCCGATCTGTCAGTTCTATAGGGTATGAAGCTCACTGTCCTCCACTTGCCTAACTACAAGAGATTCTAAATCGTATCTCACTCAATGGTGATGCATAGCGTCATTACTGAATCCTTTCATTGACCTTTCTATCTTGTAGGTTCCACTAAATCGTCACTCGTACTTGTGTAATGAGGTATGCgaatttttttattatgtttaaatacGTTGTATTGTTTTCCCTTGGTTATAATTTATAAGTTTTagtttacaaaaaataaaaaattaaacacaTTAATAGTTCATTAGAAATTTAGAACCCAAACAAGactacaataaaaaaaaatttaaattatttttagaaaatacatttgtcatttaatcaaaatttgaaaCTTAAAAAAAACGATTAAGTCACTAAAATTTACATAAACAAACATGGGTtataaaacttttcatttcattccATGATCCTCAACTTCCATTTCTTCACGAATCAAATCCAAAATAAACTTTACTCTTTCACAATTTAAATACTCAAAATCTCCCATGACAAACTCATACACCACACACTCTAACTCAATCCAACTCGAACCTCTATTCTTCCTCACCCGATTCCCCCTCATCACTGCCCTCACTTTCCCAACATTCTCCCACTCCCCCAAACCCGCATAAACATTCGATAAAAGAACATAATTCCCTGAATTCTCCGGCTCAATCTTAAATAACTCACCCGCCGCCACTTCCGCCATCTCCACATGGCGGTGAACACCACAAGCCGCCAGCAAAGCACTCCAAACCGCAGCTGTGGGTCCCACCTTCATCCCACATATTAAATTATAAGCATCATGAATACACCCACTACGCCCTAATAAATCAACCATACATGCATAATGTTTATCTATCGGTTCAATCCCATATtcatttttcatttctttaaaataTTTCCACCCTTCATCAATAAGGCCTCCATGATTACAAGCAGTTAAAACCCCTATAAATGTCGCCCCATCGGGGGTTAAATtgtcttttttcattttttcaaatAATGAAATCGCCTCTTGACCTAACCCGTGATTCGCATAGGCTGTGATCATGGTAGTGTAGCAATACAAGTCTTTTttgttaattgttttgaaaatatcTATAGCCTTTTTAATGTTTCCACATTTTGCATACATGTCAACTAAACTAGTGGCTACGTGTAAATTGGAGAAAAGATCGGGACCCACGTAGTCACGGATTGCTGACTCAGCAGCATCTAAAACGCCTAACTGTGAACAAGCTGAAATGACAACTAGGATAAAGGTTTCATCTGGATTAATCGATTGTTTTTTGAATAATTTAAGCAACTCTAAAGCAGTTTTTGGTTCTCCATTTTTAGCATAACCCCCAATCATTGTAGACCAAGAAATTAAATTCTTTTCAGGCATTTGATCGAATAAAACCTTTGCATCATTGACATTTCCAGATTTCATGTACCCATCTATCATAATTGTCCAAGAAGCCACATTTTTACTTGGGATTTTGTCAAAATAGTTTCTTGCAGATTCAAGATTTCCAATTTTACAGCATCCAGAGATGATTAAATTCCAAGATCCAAGATCAGAGAAAGGCAttgtgttaaaaatataaatagcATTGTCAATGTCACCATAGTCAACATACCCAGATAGCATCACGTTCCATGAAGCTAAATCTTTAacaggcatttcatcgaacaggtGGCGTGCCTCTTTCATGTCACCAAGTTTCACATATCCATGTATAATGGTGGTCCAAGAGATGACATTTTGATCAGGCATTTTACTGAATAAGTCACGGGCAATGTCAATTCTGCCATTGTTGCAATATCCGAGTATCATTGAATTCCAGGAGACAATATCCTTTTCATGCATCTCTTCAAAGAGACATCTAGCCAAATCAGTTTTCTCACATCTCATAAAAAAATCAAGCATAGAATTTTGTACCATTATATCTAAATCAAACCCACATTTTATCACAAATCCGTAAACCACCTCGCCATCTCTTAATCTGGCTTCTCTAGCTAAACCCTTGAGCACTGTAGTTATAGTGTAATTCACAGGCGCGACAGAATCTCGAAGCATTCTAAGGAACAGCAAAAACGCTTGCGAATAGAGTTTGTTTTCGACATGCCCATGAATCATGGATGTCCATAGGAAGACATTTGGTTGGGatatttcatcaaacaccttgtgAGCAACGTGAGCGGATCCAAAACGGAAGTAGAGACGAATAATCTTGTTGAGCACGATGTCCGATGTAGCAAATAAACCGTTTACTAGAAGCGAAGCATGAACAGATTTTAGCGATTTGAGGGATTTGCAGCTATAGAGAAAATTTAAGAGAGAGGATTTCATTTCATGGCGCCAAAAAAAGTACGCATACAACGGTCATCTGACACGAACGAACCCCCAACCTGGCAGTGCTGAACTTATGGACTCTCCACAATCGGATCCTTTCTCCTATCCTTTCGTATTTTTAAATTGTGAGATCATGtatttaataaattcatttaaaagaaaatttaaatataaaatttaaaatatttgaaaattttgaatttataagaaaaatattgaattataaaaattaaaatatttttttcttttcaatttaaacatataatttagatatataaataaaaaaaattaatgaaactttaatttagaaattttgaaattataaggAAAGTCCATCGATTGAAattaatatgtatttattattatatttaaataatatgtcgaatttaataaaatagaaaaccaTAAAGTGACACGTagaataaaaatttatttaaaataaccataACATTAGATGTTgcaaaataaataagaatatgatatgtggcaaaaagatctttatttattagggtagaaattactaaaatatttattttccttGGTTGCAAGTGATGTCCAGCCTAACTAAGTTGATGCACCGAGTTTTATACCTATATGGAGCGTGAGGTTGGGAGTTTGATTCCCTTAAACTACCTCTTGTGGTGCCACATATGGGGAATTTTTCCCTATTAATCCCTATAGGGGCCGGGTTTGCCATGTAAAGGAACTCGAACTCGAAGTGCCAGTTGAAATATTGTGAGTAAGCTTCCACTTAATTCGTTTGTCGTTTCCATAAAAAAATCTATTTTCCTTACTTACTTCCTTAATTTTAGCCAAAACTTAGGATTTAGCTTAAAATATCTATCAAATATGTGGGTTTAAATTGTCCACGTTTTGAC includes these proteins:
- the LOC111883514 gene encoding pentatricopeptide repeat-containing protein At4g02750, which encodes MKSSLLNFLYSCKSLKSLKSVHASLLVNGLFATSDIVLNKIIRLYFRFGSAHVAHKVFDEISQPNVFLWTSMIHGHVENKLYSQAFLLFLRMLRDSVAPVNYTITTVLKGLAREARLRDGEVVYGFVIKCGFDLDIMVQNSMLDFFMRCEKTDLARCLFEEMHEKDIVSWNSMILGYCNNGRIDIARDLFSKMPDQNVISWTTIIHGYVKLGDMKEARHLFDEMPVKDLASWNVMLSGYVDYGDIDNAIYIFNTMPFSDLGSWNLIISGCCKIGNLESARNYFDKIPSKNVASWTIMIDGYMKSGNVNDAKVLFDQMPEKNLISWSTMIGGYAKNGEPKTALELLKLFKKQSINPDETFILVVISACSQLGVLDAAESAIRDYVGPDLFSNLHVATSLVDMYAKCGNIKKAIDIFKTINKKDLYCYTTMITAYANHGLGQEAISLFEKMKKDNLTPDGATFIGVLTACNHGGLIDEGWKYFKEMKNEYGIEPIDKHYACMVDLLGRSGCIHDAYNLICGMKVGPTAAVWSALLAACGVHRHVEMAEVAAGELFKIEPENSGNYVLLSNVYAGLGEWENVGKVRAVMRGNRVRKNRGSSWIELECVVYEFVMGDFEYLNCERVKFILDLIREEMEVEDHGMK